From the genome of Phoenix dactylifera cultivar Barhee BC4 chromosome 5, palm_55x_up_171113_PBpolish2nd_filt_p, whole genome shotgun sequence:
TGATGCTTCTGGTTTGCTTAGATATTAGTCATGTAGTAAGTTGATGATATCTGGATGCCTTGGAATTAATATTTTCATGCATGCTATTCTTAAGTTGCAAAATAGGACTGATTTCAGGATGTTATAAATATGAGATAGAACAGCTGATCTCTAACAGTAATCACAAGAGGTATGTTCTTTGATGGGCTTATATGATTTAAGCTTTCCGTGCTAATGGATCAGTATTAGTAAAACATGTAGATGTCGGAAACATAGGCAAATCTTTGAGGACAAGAGCAGCGAACACATTTACGCTATGAGATTATTAAGATATTATAGAATAGCTGACTTGCAGAGAATGATTTTgacttttaaataatttttcacaTAACCAACTAGCTTTAACCCATCTAAAAGAAATATGCTTCAATTTGACAGTGGATCGTGTAGCTTATCAGTAATACTTCACATaaatttcattaattttttgTCCTTAGTCAAGGTCATTCTGAATATATCAAGTCAGATTTCAGACTAAATTCATGTCATGTACCAGCGACTGACCTAGTACTAACTTTAGATTGTCAGGATACACAGTTACAAGTCTTTAACTACCAGGATCTCTGTTGTTCATTTTACACCGTGCTAATATTGATACCAaggcatcctcttcttccacaaGTGTTTTTGAGTTGTAAAAGATGAATGTTACACTGAATCGCCAATAAGACATTTAACTAAGGCAGTTATGTCGCTCTTTCCGCTTGAATTCAGAACTGTTGTTGCATGGAGCAGTGAGTTGAATGCGAGCATGGCATCTGCAGCTGGAGCCTATGATATAATAGTAAGGAGCTTCCTAGGCTCACTTACAAAAAGTGTCAAAAATACACTTTTTTTTGTGCATCTTTTTCAGAATGTTTATCGGAAGGTTACCGCATTATATTGTCTGAACTCAGATGTTTGTCATCTGGAGTCTGAATATAGCAGGTGAGATTGGTATATTGTCTTGAGTAACTGTTGTAATATAGCTTGACAAAGCTGCAGCCCTGGTGACATTTGTGACATTAGATGTTGCTAGGACGTGTGAGGAGACATCAAATATTTCTTCGCACATAAGGTTTATAAAATGAGCATATGTTGAAATGTACCATTCTTCATTCTGGTGTACCTACTGTATGCTATACATACTTTGTCTTGGTTGAGGTCATTTGTAAAGTTAATTTGTAAGCTGGTTTGTGCCACCGGCTAGTAAGATATGTCACATGTTGTAGCTGGTTAGACTATGGCCAATCTTTGTTCGACCTTCAATGGATGCCATAGCTGCCATAGACAAGGGGGATGTGGCTTATCTTAccttctctcctttttcttttctttttttcttctttctgggGTCTGTCTTTGGCTCTTCTGCACCTTTTATTCCTTTgttcttcatttctttcttccATCTGTCTTCAGCTTGCCTTTCATCTATtcacttttcttttattatcccTTAAAAGAAACTAGAacatgttgtggttcaaatttggcccgagggtgaccacgccggaggagtcggGAGAGCTGCCGGTCGAGACAGAGAAAGGACGTCATCTTCCATGCGCCGGTGTATCTGTACAAAATCTCACCGGTGATTCCAGTAAGggtcctccgatgcttaagttagcgtAGAGTTTTTGTTGGCCAAAAGGTTTCCAGGCGTTACctgatggggctatttatagttctCGCAGAGATGTCCAGATGGCGGAGGTATAGTCCGTCCTCATCATCGGAGGAAATGGCGCTGGCCAGGTGGCGCGCGGCCATGGTTTGTTTGAGGCACACGGTTTGAGCTGTCTCTGCGCGCAGTATGGCGCTGGCGTATACCGCAGGGTATGACCATTGTCAGCATGTATGGCTGGAACAACCAAGGCGTAGTTCTTTGTTGACGTGTGTTGGCGTGGCCATCAAGTGAAGCACGGTGCGGTGAGAttgctgcagggcatggtcgCGGCGCGTACTGGGCGAGATTAACTTAGTCTTTGGCGAGGATCGAGGTCAGCTCGATCTTCGATAGAGGCCAAGGTCGGCTTTGCCGGCTTAGCAGGGTGCTAAAGTCGAGCCGACTCGGGGGGCCACGATATATATTTGATGAGGTCGGCTCGGCGGGGCGTGTCATTGTAtggggcgccccgagctcgggtcGGGAGCTCTTTGTCTTGCGGTCGACGCGGAAGGGCGCTCCGAGCTCGGGACGCCATTATGAGCACCAGAAGAGGTTGCTGCATGTCGTAGCAGCGGAGAGATCCGGAAGAGGTCGGCTGGACCTTTGGCGAAATTCGAGATCGGACTAGCTCTTAGCGGGACCGAGGTTTAGCCTGGTCGGCGCTGAGGTCTGCTTGGCCGAAATGGGTGGTCCCCTGTCCCAAGCAGGACGATCTATTCTGGCCCCTATCAGAGGATATTCTAGAAGCTTGAGATTCAGGATCATAGCTTTTGACTTTCTTTTGCAAGTTGTTGCACAAGAACAATACCCAAGAGCAGAGCTAGATCTATTCCATGGCTGTTGCAATCTGGATCCGAACATAATATGAAAGAGAGAAATGTAAACCTTTTCCTCTCCTGCAGTCGATGACTTTTGATCGTTCTTAGTTTTTAACCACGGGTCGGTGTGCATCATTTGAATTGCCTTTAGAAGAGAAGTTACACCCTATAGCAGTGTGCCGCATCAGTAGTGCACCGAACTAATGCGACTTCGCCACGTCGCATGTTTCGTCTGCTCGcacgggtgggggggggggcagAGTGGCTAGGATTCCCTCCTTACGCTCGCACGAGGGAGGAGAACGGAGCATGctttctcccttttctttttttattcttcattaACTTAAGCTGATGTGGTCAGGCATGCGGCGTGGCAAAGTCTCATTGGTCCGATGCACCACTGAGATGGTATACTGGGTGTAAGTTATACTTTCTCCCTCTGGAAAAAGGATCTCAATGATTTCAGCTGCCTTCGTACCAATAAAGAAGCGGTTCTGTAGTCTCCTTCAACACAGGACCGCCTAGGATATTTAAGAGAGGCCACCGCATGACCCCAAGCCCTAAAGGCACGATGGTATGCCTTCTTTAATGCTCGAGTATCGCTGCGGGAAAGGTACAATAACCACGGCTGTATCCGTCTGGGGAAAGAAATTCCCCATACAATGGTATCAAAGCCATCCATCAATTACTCGAGCCTTATACAACGTGAGAACCCAGCAATATTCCCCAAAATTCGTTATTAGATGATGCTGCCGAGCCATTCATAAAAAAGAAGATCCAGCTTTCACGTGAACCagttcattagatacacaaaggTACACTAAAGAAAACATTTCTAGATAAATAAAGGATGAAGTTATCCCGGCTACACGTTCATGGATTATAACGGAGTCGCCGTTCCCAGCTGCATTGGACGAATGGATATAATTGTGTCAATATTTGGATACAAATAGCATTccgccctccttttttttttttttttggctccgGTCTGAATATGCTGGAGGAGGAACGATTAAACATCAGCATTTGGATCACTAAAGAATTGGAAATCTTTTTTATAAATCTCCCCCTCAGAGCGCTCTCTAACCCTACCTGTACACTTTAAGACGTTCAGAATGAAAGAAGAGCAGTCTTGAAAAAATTTGTTTTTGGAACTATTATTTTTGGAACTATTAATGAGTGCCCTTAACTCCAACATTTCTATCTGGTCGGAGAACTAAGGTTAACCCTGATGTTCATAAAGATTTCATGTGATTAAATAGAGTCAAATGCACAATTTTATCCATCCAACCAGTCTTAACTCCCAAGCCACGCAATCGACAACCTTAGGGGCAAGCAGCTCTAAACACCCTTGGAATGATTTGGTCGGTGAAACGATTTTCAATTTAAATTATGGCCCTTGAAAGTGGTTTAATTCTAGAATATCAGCCATGCCTCCTCAACAGCTGGTACCCATAAATGCCAGAGCGCGGAGGTCAAAACCAATCAACTGATTTTGTACTGTTTGGccgaatcaattgactaaggcATCCGGCATAATTCACAGATGTCCAAAGTTTGACCTGGATCACCGTCAAAATAGCGTCTTCTAACATCAAGCACTAGTTTTAGCATACTACCTGAATCGTGAGAGGCCCGACGATGACAAGCAGGAAAACCACTGAAAAATCCATAACAAAAACAAAGTGCTGATTTAAAGGGTTTGGACCAGCATCAGACTGGTTTTAGCATACTACCTGAATCATTAGAGGCAAGAAGATGACAACCAAGTAGACTTGAAGAACACCGAAGGGTCCATAACAAAAATCAAATGTTGATTTAACGGGTTTAGATCAACATTTCCTTAGAACATATACTCCTGCTACCCAGTCGCAGACAACGAAGTGAAGCAGCTGAAATGATAGAAGCCATCTAGAAGAGAGACGTCCCCTTCCCCTTCTTATCTCCACCAATTTCGAAATGCTTGCATCTCTGCAGGATAAATCcccagattaaaaaaaaaaacattgaaagCCACAGATCAGAAGGAAAATGAAAATTATGGAAAAGACCTTTATAGGGTGCTGTGAATAATGCTTGCAACTCTGGCACTGCAGTTTTAGCACAATTTTCTTggttgtttttgcctgaaatgGAAAATTCACcatgaataaataaaaattcttgACTGGGTCCATAAGCaaggaaaatgaaaaaaaaaaggggacacACGAAGCATTCTATCTAAAACTTCAAACATAAGTCCAAATGCAATGATTAAGAATGTTTGAGATCACCAATCAGTGCCTATACCAAACAATGCAAACCAAGAATTGCTCACTATATCAGACAAAAGGGAACAGAACAGAATGGCAGTGAGGTAGTCCATTCGTGATAGCAGGGGCCGATACCCTAAAGAAATTGCATAGTTTAGTGAAATGTATAAGAAAAAACAGATATGGGATACCTTCTTGTGGAAAACAGGCTTTGTCTGACCACCATAACCTGACTGTTTGCGGTCGTAACGACGCTTTCCTTGAGCAGACAGACTATCCTTACCCTTTTTATACTGGGTAACCTTGTGAAGGGTGTGCTTTCGGCATGCCTTATTCTTGCAATAAGTCTTCTTTGTTTTTGGAACGTTCACCTGGAAGGCAAGGTTCATGTCATCTTTTCTCTATAGACCATAGCAGAATAAATGttgttttcaattttatttgaaaataccAATACCAAACATCAAACAACCTAAAAAAATCAAGTCTATCATTACTTTGGCACATTCAGAAAGGGCAAAAAATTTTCCCCATCCAGATACACAGAGTCCTCTGGGAAGTCTAAATCCAGTCAAAAAATAATACCAAAGAACTTTAGAATCAAACATATTTAGCACCATATTAAAAGTAGAGTTACAACACAACAATGAAATTAAATGAGACAACAAATTAGTGCCATATAAATGACGATATCACACTAAGGACAAGACCGGTACACGAATAATATATAATGCAGCATTAAGAGCTCCCAGCAGAGCTTGTTTTTAAGAAAACACAGATCAACCTAAAGGCTACTGATCTCCATATACAGCTTCTGCACAGAGATTTAGTTATTATCCAACAGCACATGCAGAAACAAGTTTtctcctttatttcttttttatgataaaaaaaaatcagctagATCGGTAACTCATGATAAATTATTGTAATTCATTAGTGTCTCACTGTTCTCCTACTTCAGCTTCGACAGTCTTAGCAAATAAACTTTAATTACAAATTCTAAATCCAAATCAAAGTCTAGTTGTCATTTGCATacgttgcaaaaaaaaaaatgatacgaAAGGAAAAAACAGGTACAAAGCCAACTCAAAGTatctagtcaattcatataaaaaTTCATTCAAGATGATGCAAAGAAGCTCGTTGGAATGGACACTTAACTTAGAAAGCACAGAACAGATCAATATAAGCAACAGTTTTCTCAATAAGGAAttgcaatcaaattttatattacAAAACTGCGCCCAATTGATGTAGAGAGAGGCAGAGCGTACTTGACCATCACCACACGAGGTCAAGCATACAAATAATCATATCAATGTTATCTCAGAAATCAAGCATCATTGGCATGTCCTAAGTATCATCATTTAACAAACAATTGTTACGACTTACGACCGAGACCTGCATTATATTAGAACAAGTGGCTTAAGAGACTGGATGTCCAAATAGGCTGTGAATTATGAAATTTTACACCATATAGAGCCAAAATCAAAAACCGAAGAAAGTGTCAAGTACCTTCTAATTGCTCGATTCTCATAAAAGAGAAACACAGCTATGCATATCGCTATGCATCTTCGGGCATTCATACATAATAAGAGAAGAGTGAACAAGCTTTAATATTCATGCCAAAGTAAAAGTACACAACCatcattattaaaaaaaattatgcaattGCTTCAGCATACAATGGAAACACTCTCATATTTCTCTAAATGTTACGGCAATTAGCTGCTTTAACAGTCTTTCTTGATTTCCCGAATGACTTGAACACATTCATAACAAACCATCagtaataaaagaaataaaaaactgGTTGGCCTCAACAAAGAAACCTCATAAGTCAACCATTTGCCTGAATGTACTTGAGGCCATGCCCTTCCCTTTCGCAATGTTAAGTGAAACCAAATAAGCGATAAAACTACAAATAGTTGTGCTGCCTCCGCTGCTCGATCTCTATGATAATATTTATACCACCTTCCACACATCACCAAATGtaataataaatttcaaaagcCTAGAAAATCATTCGACGATATCACTTGAAGAAGGATCATCTAAGTTGAGAGTTCGAgggggaagaaaggaaagaaagatcaTGCACGGCGTTTCATCCTGGGTCCAAGTCTTTCATGAACTCCCTCATCAGAGAGGTGTCCACAATCGAACCCGGAGATCCAACATAAAGTTCCAAGCATCTGATAGACCCTGGAGCAACAACAAATTTAACCACGAAGAAAGAGATTCCACCGCCAAAACAAAGATCCTTCATCACTCTTCATCAGTTAAGAGCTCGATCGAACGCTAAAAATCcgagagtaagaaagagagaagtgGGAAGGGCATTACCATCGTTGCAACCCAGTCGACGCTTCTCTCctctcccctccccctcccctcccagTCGTTGCGAGCAGCCAATGCTCCGGAAGAGGCGGCCGCGGCAGCCTTATTATTAGGGTTCTGAAAGGAAGCACGTGCGGCGCACGTGAGGTTAAACATGGATATTGGAAAGGGCATCACGGTCCGTCCGCTAGCGATCGAACGGTCGCATCGACCACTCCTCCCGTCCCCTTTTGCAAACGCTAACCTTAAGAAGTGCAAGCCTCCCGATCCAGCGAAATTTCTTCAGCTGAGCGAGCCGGAAAGGGGATAAGCATCGACTCCGCGACCATGGTAATGATCTTCCGAACGCAAAATTTTCTTAGGAGTCACGATCGATTGtttatttcttctctctctctctctctctctctctcttttgaatgTCCGAGCGAATAGTAAAATGAGAGATTTGGAGTCATATATATGAGTCTTTTTTTTTCGCAATAATTTGGTTGAAGTGGTTTGGTGGTGTTCTGTTTCGCCCCTTGGAATTTGGTAGTTAATGGGATACGATCTGGGAAATTGTCTGTCATTCATCATCTAAATGGTTTTGTGAGTGAAATcgaggcttctggagcttcttGGCAAGCTGATTCATAAAGATCATCTACTCAAAGAAAACCACAAATTACCAAATCGAATCCTGTTTACCTCAACAGAGAGCGTTTAGACTGGTACCAAACccaaccaaaagaagaaaaagatcgAACCCCCTAATAAGAATTtgacaagaaaaaataaaaacaatctTGGCTGTATATGTCTGCAAGAGGTGAGTGAGGATcgctacaattttatttacaaattgacattttttcatttttttttgtgtggatcTAGGGGGATATCTATGGCATTCGAGTACTGAATTTGGTAACAATAATATAATCTAGTGATGGAACTTTTAAACATTATGACCTGTCTGTCTTGTGATGGATTCAACCATAAGAAAAAATTGCGATCATGTGGGTGTTAAAAACACTTACATAAACTATTTCTGTGGAATAGGGAAATTTGCTAGGTCAAACAACCTATGTTTGCTGCCAGGCCATAATAGCATCTGTTGGCATTGTGTTATCCATATTATGAATGGCTTGCGGAtgtcaattttgaattttgatctTGCTTTGCTTTCACGTGCATGCGTTTTttctctcctccttttcttaTCTTGCAAACAAACTTAAGGACCATATTGTTATGGTTTTCAGAAATGTTAGAAGGTTGTTTATTTGATCTTGAGCCAATTTTCCTTGAAACGTTTGATATTTCTTGTATATGTTATGCTCTCACATTTTGACTATTTTGGGATATGCCTTGTCACAGTCAAGAAAAAAGTCCAGGGAGCCCAAAGAGGAGAATGTGACGCTGGGACCTACCGTGCGAGAGGGGGAGCATGTTTTTGGTGTTGCCCACATTTTTGCTTCTTTTAATGATACTTTCATAGTAAGCATTGCATGTCTCTCTTTCACCTTATAAGTTTGCAGCTTCTCGCACACTAAGTTTGTTTTGTAACTGCAGCATGTCACTGATTTATCTGGTAGAGAAACGCTTGTCCGCATTACTGGTATGAAATAATCTTATATAATAAGTCgtttaattaataattaatttaattatatTAGATTCTGGCATGCAACCCATTTCAACATGGAGTTGTTTATTAGATAATTGTAAGTTCCATTCTCATAGCAAATTTCATCTAAAAAGGGTCTCTGTTTGCATTCTGGTATTAGGATTTCATATTGTAGAATTGCAGTATTACAGTCGTTGCTGAGGAGAATTTAAAAGGCTTTGGAATCTAACTAGTCAATCGTGCAGGTGGTATGAAGGTCAAAGCTGATCGTGATGAATCATCTCCATATGCAGCCATGCTTGCTGCACAAGATGTTGCACAACGATGCAAGGTCTGCATGTTAAGCTTCATTTTATTTGTCAAATAAAGTGGACAAACAATAAGCAGGAAAATGAATATGTAATGTTGTgtctcaaaaataatttttaaagtttTCTACAATTATCTGATCAGTCCTTCTGTCGGTTATTATTTATAGGTATGGGTCATTCATGATCTTCAATTTGCTTGTTTTGTCAGCAAAGCGATCCATGTCTTAAGACATTGACTAAATGAATCTGGGGGAAATTGGGTCTAGATCTGACTTAGCCAATGTGGCCAGATTTATTTTGATCAAACCAATATCCAACTACTGAACTAAACGGCTTAGATTGGATTTAATTTGATCCCATGGATCCTCACCTGATTCGCAAACTAGTTTAATATATGTACTGGGAGCCAATCTGTGTTAGATTGTTATGTTCTTACTCAGTTAAAAATGGGTTTATGTTTCTTGGAGACAATTCATTCGCATCTTTAACAATGGAATGGGTGTTTGTTACTTAAGTTCTTTAAGTAGGACAAATGCCTGACTGCATGTGGGTACAAACCACAGATGTTCATTTTATTGGAAGCCTTTGGATGTTCTCTTGTATTCTATCTTTCAatattagttttcttaattatgTCAATTACAtgatattttactttgaatcaTTTTAGGAGCTTGGTATAACTGCTTTACATATAAAACTCCGTGCAACTGGTGGAAACAAGACCAAGGCACCTGGCCCTGGTGCTCAATCTGCACTTCGAGCTCTTGCTCGATCCGGAATGAAAATTGGTCGTATTGGTAACCTTCTGCTCCCTTCAAAGTGCTTCATTGTGTTATGTTAAATTTTAGCAAATAATTTTTGTCCTATGTAGACACCAAACCTTCAGTTTTTGGCTAGCTCGACACTTCCCTGAAGAACATTTTTACCACCATCCACTTGATCTTTGTCTATTAGCATAAAAAACACTTCCCATATGTATGAGCAATGATGAAGTGATTTGTCTATTAGTAAATATGTCTGATTTGGGATGTGTGCATGTTAATTAGTGATAAAATGTTTGGGATATAGGCATGAACATATGGTTTAATGCTAGAAACGACAGAGGTTCTCTCTTAGGATTCTGTTTAATTTTCATGTGTTTCTCATGTGTTTTTATGACAAATTATTATGATTTCCCGAATACAACATACATCATCTTGTTCTGGTTTCTGCTCTCACTCCCAAATCTGCTGGTAAAACTGAGACACCAAGCTCCTCACTCAGAAAGCGTAATGGCCCTCATTTTTGGTGGGGCAGGCACCCAGCAAACCCTAGGTCCCAGTAGTCAACTCATCGTCCAGCCAAAGAGATGAGATTTTGTCTCATGGTGAAATATGTCATTTCATTTATGacagatgaacagtgacttGCATGCTTCAAACTGTGTTGTGTTGCCATTAGTTTTGATTATAGAAAACTTACCATCCATTATGTAAGGTGGATGTTTATCTTCCAAAAGCAACATGCATTACAGAATTATTGGTAATAAACCactattccttttcttttacgAACAAATTATGGTCGGTATATCTTAAATCTCAATAA
Proteins encoded in this window:
- the LOC103703970 gene encoding 60S ribosomal protein L44-like, giving the protein MPFPISMFNLTCAARASFQNPNNKAAAAASSGALAARNDWEGRGRGEERSVDWVATMVNVPKTKKTYCKNKACRKHTLHKVTQYKKGKDSLSAQGKRRYDRKQSGYGGQTKPVFHKKAKTTKKIVLKLQCQSCKHYSQHPIKRCKHFEIGGDKKGKGTSLF
- the LOC103703971 gene encoding 40S ribosomal protein S14-like, which encodes MSRKKSREPKEENVTLGPTVREGEHVFGVAHIFASFNDTFIHVTDLSGRETLVRITGGMKVKADRDESSPYAAMLAAQDVAQRCKELGITALHIKLRATGGNKTKAPGPGAQSALRALARSGMKIGRIEDVTPIPTDSTRRKGGRRGRRL